A single Roseivivax sp. THAF197b DNA region contains:
- a CDS encoding aromatic ring-hydroxylating dioxygenase subunit alpha — protein sequence MSAQSDMLEHLMRRKPGHTLPRALYRDADMYTVDMERIWYRDWLLVGSVAEIPKAGNHMTVQIGEYSVIVVRGTDGQVRAFHNSCRHRGSRICQTAKGSAPKLVCPYHQWTYDLDGRLQWARDMGPDFDPSQHGLKPVHCREAAGILFLSLADEAPAFDALAEAAQHYAGPHKLSDCKLAHETTIIEQANWKLVMENNRECYHCSGSHPSLCVSFDDNPNIAGDGSGKDDPVIAAHLKKCEAAGLPSSFRIAPNEQWRFVRVPLLGDAVSYTLDGGPSCEKLVGDVTIRDAGSLLFFHYPNSWNHFLGDIVMLFSMMPIGPQETAVTTKWFVHKDAVEGTDYTLDRLTPVWIHTNDEDRAIVEENQRGINSPAYEPGPYSPAQESGVAQFVDWYCETMTARLTGRALYAAE from the coding sequence ATGAGCGCCCAATCCGATATGCTCGAACACCTGATGCGCCGGAAGCCCGGCCACACGCTGCCCCGCGCGCTTTATCGCGACGCGGACATGTATACCGTCGATATGGAGCGGATCTGGTATCGCGACTGGCTGCTCGTGGGCTCGGTGGCCGAGATCCCGAAGGCCGGCAATCACATGACCGTCCAGATCGGCGAGTATTCGGTGATCGTCGTGCGCGGCACGGACGGGCAGGTGCGGGCCTTCCACAATTCCTGCCGCCACCGCGGATCGCGCATCTGCCAGACGGCTAAGGGATCGGCGCCGAAGCTTGTCTGCCCCTATCATCAATGGACCTACGATCTCGATGGTCGTCTGCAATGGGCCCGCGATATGGGCCCCGATTTCGACCCCTCGCAGCATGGGCTGAAGCCCGTGCATTGCCGCGAGGCGGCGGGCATCCTTTTCCTGTCGCTTGCCGATGAGGCACCTGCCTTCGATGCGCTGGCCGAGGCGGCGCAGCACTATGCCGGGCCGCACAAGCTGTCGGACTGCAAACTCGCCCATGAGACCACGATCATCGAGCAAGCGAACTGGAAGCTCGTGATGGAAAACAACCGCGAATGCTACCATTGCTCGGGCTCGCATCCCTCGCTTTGCGTCAGCTTCGACGACAATCCGAACATTGCGGGCGATGGCTCGGGCAAGGACGATCCCGTCATCGCCGCCCATCTGAAGAAGTGCGAGGCGGCGGGCCTGCCGTCGTCCTTCCGGATCGCGCCCAATGAACAATGGCGCTTCGTCCGTGTGCCGCTTCTGGGTGACGCGGTCAGCTACACGCTGGATGGCGGGCCGTCCTGCGAGAAGCTGGTGGGCGATGTGACGATCCGCGATGCGGGCTCGCTGTTGTTCTTCCACTATCCAAACAGCTGGAACCACTTCCTCGGCGATATCGTGATGCTGTTCTCGATGATGCCGATTGGCCCGCAGGAAACGGCGGTGACCACGAAATGGTTCGTGCACAAGGATGCGGTCGAGGGCACGGATTACACGCTGGACCGGCTTACCCCGGTCTGGATTCACACCAATGACGAAGACCGCGCCATCGTCGAGGAAAACCAGCGCGGCATCAACTCGCCCGCCTATGAGCCCGGCCCCTACAGCCCGGCGCAGGAATCGGGCGTCGCTCAGTTCGTCGACTGGTATTGCGAGACGATGACGGCGCGCCTGACCGGCCGCGCCCTTTACGCGGCGGAGTGA
- a CDS encoding NADH:flavin oxidoreductase has translation MRNDPLLQPYQLKHLTLRNRIMTTAHEPAYPEDGMPKDRYRAYHETRAKAGVALAMTAGSAAVSRNSPPVFNNILAYKDEVVPWIRRLTDACHEHGCAVMIQLTHLGRRTHWAKGDWLPAVSPGHEREAAHRAFPKMLEDWDIERIIQDYADAAERMKVGGMDGIELQAYGHLMDQFWSPLTNALDGPYGGPDLDNRLRFTWDVLDAVRARVGEDFIVGIRYTADERLDGGIGVEEGLEISRRLADSGKVDFLNVIKGHIDTDPGLTDVIPVQGMKNAPFIDFAGTIRAETGMPTFHAAKIPDVATARHAVSAGLLDMVGMTRAHMADPMIVQKIVEGREDDIRPCVGATYCLDRIYAAGDALCIHNAATGRELTMPHVVPPAAETKKVAIVGAGPAGLEAARVAAERGHAVTVFEVQPNPGGQIRLTAQSERRREMISIIDWRMSQCAARDVEFRFNTYAEAEDVQALSPDIVIVATGGLPHTEVCATGNDLVVSSWDIIAGDVKPGARALVYDDAGDHAGLQAAEIIARTGAHVEIMTPDRCFAPDVMAMNLVPYMRSMQALDTRFTVTYRLKDVTRTGNMLTAHIGTDYSDHVETRDFDQVVVNHGTLPMADLYFDLKPHSTNHGAVDQEALIEGRPQPQTRNPNGAFALYRIGDAVSARNTHAAIYDALRLVKDI, from the coding sequence ATGCGCAACGATCCCCTGTTGCAGCCCTATCAGCTCAAGCATCTCACCTTGCGCAACCGCATCATGACCACCGCGCATGAGCCCGCTTATCCCGAAGACGGCATGCCCAAGGACCGCTACCGCGCCTATCACGAGACCCGCGCGAAGGCGGGCGTGGCGCTTGCCATGACGGCCGGATCGGCCGCGGTGTCGCGCAACTCGCCGCCAGTCTTCAACAATATCCTGGCCTACAAGGACGAGGTCGTGCCGTGGATCCGGCGCCTGACCGATGCCTGTCATGAACATGGTTGCGCGGTGATGATCCAGCTGACGCATCTGGGCCGCCGCACCCATTGGGCCAAGGGCGACTGGCTGCCCGCCGTCTCGCCCGGCCACGAACGCGAAGCGGCGCATCGGGCCTTTCCGAAGATGCTCGAGGATTGGGATATCGAGCGGATCATCCAGGACTACGCCGACGCCGCCGAGCGGATGAAAGTCGGCGGCATGGACGGGATCGAGTTGCAGGCCTACGGCCACCTGATGGATCAGTTCTGGTCACCGCTGACCAACGCCCTCGACGGGCCTTACGGCGGACCCGATCTCGACAACCGGCTGCGCTTCACCTGGGATGTGCTCGATGCCGTGCGCGCGCGGGTGGGCGAGGATTTCATCGTGGGCATTCGCTACACCGCCGACGAACGGCTCGATGGCGGAATTGGCGTTGAGGAAGGGCTCGAGATTTCGCGCAGGCTCGCGGATAGCGGCAAGGTCGACTTTCTGAATGTCATCAAGGGCCATATCGACACCGATCCGGGCCTCACGGACGTGATCCCGGTGCAGGGCATGAAGAACGCGCCCTTCATCGACTTCGCGGGCACGATCCGGGCCGAGACCGGCATGCCCACCTTCCACGCCGCCAAGATCCCCGACGTGGCGACTGCGCGTCATGCGGTCAGCGCCGGGCTTCTGGACATGGTCGGCATGACCCGGGCGCATATGGCCGACCCGATGATCGTGCAGAAAATCGTCGAGGGCCGCGAGGACGATATCCGTCCTTGCGTCGGCGCCACTTATTGCCTCGACCGGATCTATGCGGCGGGCGATGCGCTGTGCATCCACAACGCCGCAACCGGGCGCGAACTGACCATGCCGCATGTGGTGCCGCCTGCCGCCGAGACGAAGAAGGTCGCCATCGTTGGGGCCGGCCCTGCGGGGCTCGAGGCCGCGCGCGTCGCCGCTGAGCGCGGTCACGCCGTCACCGTCTTCGAAGTGCAACCCAATCCCGGCGGGCAGATCCGGCTGACTGCGCAATCGGAGCGGCGGCGCGAGATGATCTCGATCATCGACTGGCGCATGTCCCAATGCGCCGCTCGCGACGTGGAATTCCGCTTCAACACCTATGCCGAGGCCGAGGATGTGCAGGCTCTGTCTCCGGATATCGTGATCGTTGCCACCGGCGGCCTGCCGCATACGGAGGTCTGCGCGACAGGCAACGATCTGGTCGTGTCCTCCTGGGACATCATCGCGGGCGATGTGAAGCCCGGTGCCCGCGCTCTGGTCTATGACGATGCGGGCGATCACGCGGGCCTCCAGGCTGCCGAAATCATCGCCAGGACCGGCGCGCATGTGGAGATCATGACCCCCGATCGCTGTTTCGCGCCCGACGTGATGGCCATGAACCTCGTGCCTTACATGCGGTCGATGCAGGCGCTCGATACCCGCTTCACCGTCACGTATCGCCTCAAGGATGTGACCCGGACCGGGAACATGCTGACCGCCCATATCGGCACGGATTACTCCGACCATGTCGAAACGCGGGACTTCGACCAAGTCGTGGTGAACCACGGCACACTGCCTATGGCCGATCTCTATTTCGATCTGAAACCTCACTCCACCAATCACGGCGCGGTCGATCAGGAGGCTCTGATCGAGGGCCGCCCGCAACCGCAGACCCGCAATCCGAACGGGGCCTTCGCGCTCTACCGGATCGGCGATGCCGTCTCTGCCCGCAATACCCATGCCGCCATCTACGACGCCCTGCGTCTCGTTAAGGATATCTGA